In Streptomyces hawaiiensis, one genomic interval encodes:
- a CDS encoding M48 family metallopeptidase: protein MPADPLHRAGTAQRSTTSQPPSGSGASAIEVRRSARRRRTVSAYREGDRTVVLIPARMSEAEEQRWVNVMLDKLAAQESKRALGDAELAERARLLSDQYFDGRARPASVRWVTNQNTRWGSCTPSEGSIRLSHRLQGMPEYVVDYVLLHELAHLLVPGHGPRFWELLEAYPRTERARGYLEGVVAAERLPHVPGARGESPAG, encoded by the coding sequence GTGCCCGCCGACCCACTGCACCGCGCCGGAACCGCACAGCGCAGCACGACGAGCCAGCCGCCGAGCGGCTCGGGGGCGAGCGCGATCGAGGTCCGCAGGAGCGCCCGCCGACGCAGAACGGTCTCCGCGTACCGCGAGGGCGATCGCACCGTAGTGCTCATCCCCGCCCGGATGTCCGAGGCGGAGGAGCAGCGCTGGGTGAACGTCATGCTCGACAAGCTGGCCGCCCAGGAGAGCAAGCGGGCCCTCGGCGACGCCGAGCTGGCCGAGCGTGCCCGGCTTCTTTCGGACCAGTACTTCGACGGGCGGGCCCGGCCCGCGTCGGTGCGCTGGGTGACCAACCAGAACACGCGCTGGGGGTCCTGCACCCCTTCAGAGGGCAGCATCCGCCTGTCGCACCGCCTCCAGGGCATGCCCGAGTACGTCGTCGACTACGTCCTCCTCCACGAACTCGCCCATCTGCTCGTCCCCGGACACGGACCCCGCTTCTGGGAACTCCTGGAGGCCTATCCGCGCACCGAGCGGGCCCGGGGATACCTCGAAGGCGTGGTCGCCGCCGAGCGGTTGCCCCATGTGCCCGGCGCGCGGGGTGAGAGCCCCGCGGGGTGA
- a CDS encoding ABC1 kinase family protein yields the protein MSDLPRKAVTRTAKLAALPLGIAGRATWGFGKRIVGESAELVGRELQQRTAEQLFKVLGELKGGAMKFGQALSVFESALPEEVAGPYRAALTKLQEAAPPMPTRTVHAVLEERLGKGWQELFLEFEDKPAAAASIGQVHRGVWHDGREVAVKVQYPGAGEALLSDLNQLSRFSRLLGPLIPGMDIKPLIAELKDRVSEELDYGLEAQAQQAHAEEFTDDPDVVVPQVVHQSDQVLVTEWMDGVPLSEIISDGTEEQRDRAGQLLARFLFSGPARTGLLHADPHPGNFRLLPGGPEGEDDWRLGVLDFGTVDRLPGGLPATIGESLRMTLDGEAEAVYELLCAEGFVKETIELDPDAVMDYLLPIIEPAQVEEFTFTRGWMRSQAARVADPRSPAYQLAKQLNLPPSYLLIHRVTLSTIGVLCQLGATVRLREELEEWLPGFVPEDPVDGQAVAEA from the coding sequence ATGTCTGATCTTCCCCGGAAGGCGGTTACCCGGACCGCCAAGCTCGCCGCGCTCCCGCTCGGCATCGCCGGGCGGGCGACATGGGGATTCGGCAAGCGGATCGTCGGCGAGTCCGCCGAGCTCGTCGGCCGGGAACTCCAACAGCGCACGGCGGAGCAGCTGTTCAAGGTGCTCGGCGAGCTCAAGGGCGGTGCGATGAAGTTCGGCCAGGCCCTGTCCGTCTTCGAGTCCGCGCTGCCCGAGGAGGTGGCCGGCCCCTACCGGGCCGCGCTGACCAAGCTCCAGGAGGCAGCGCCGCCCATGCCGACCCGCACCGTGCACGCGGTGCTGGAGGAGCGGCTCGGCAAGGGCTGGCAGGAGCTGTTCCTGGAGTTCGAGGACAAGCCCGCCGCGGCGGCCTCGATCGGCCAGGTCCACCGAGGGGTGTGGCACGACGGCCGCGAGGTGGCGGTCAAGGTGCAGTACCCGGGCGCCGGCGAGGCCCTGCTGTCTGATCTGAATCAGCTGAGCCGCTTCTCGCGTCTGCTCGGTCCGCTGATCCCCGGCATGGACATCAAGCCGCTGATCGCGGAGCTGAAGGACCGCGTCTCGGAGGAGCTGGACTACGGCCTGGAGGCCCAGGCCCAGCAGGCCCACGCGGAGGAGTTCACGGACGACCCGGACGTGGTCGTGCCGCAGGTGGTCCACCAGTCCGACCAGGTCCTGGTCACCGAGTGGATGGACGGCGTCCCGCTGTCGGAGATCATCTCGGACGGCACCGAGGAGCAGCGCGACCGGGCCGGTCAGCTCCTGGCCCGCTTCCTGTTCTCCGGCCCTGCCCGCACGGGCCTGCTGCACGCCGATCCCCACCCGGGCAACTTCCGGCTCCTGCCCGGCGGCCCGGAGGGCGAGGACGACTGGCGCCTGGGTGTCCTGGACTTCGGCACGGTCGACCGCCTCCCGGGCGGCCTGCCGGCTACCATCGGCGAGTCCCTGCGGATGACCCTCGACGGGGAGGCCGAGGCGGTCTACGAGCTCCTGTGCGCGGAAGGGTTCGTCAAGGAGACCATAGAGCTGGACCCTGACGCCGTCATGGACTACCTGCTGCCGATCATCGAACCGGCCCAGGTCGAGGAGTTCACCTTCACCCGGGGCTGGATGCGCAGCCAGGCGGCTCGTGTCGCCGACCCCCGCTCCCCCGCCTACCAGCTCGCCAAGCAGCTCAACCTGCCCCCGTCCTATCTGTTGATCCACCGGGTGACACTGAGCACGATCGGCGTGCTCTGTCAGCTGGGGGCGACGGTGCGGCTGCGCGAGGAGCTGGAGGAGTGGCTGCCGGGGTTCGTACCGGAGGACCCGGTGGACGGCCAGGCGGTGGCGGAGGCGTGA
- a CDS encoding ThiF family adenylyltransferase, with protein sequence MHPMVKPALRRGWRDLKTVQFGMTPAHAMTLGPMDLATGSFLELLNGTRGLELLREEGRRMDLPDGHVDGLVRGLARAGLLDDARGGGPAADALRKKKEVLDRLRPDLAALSLTTSAPGDAIGQLAARRSQRVQVRGAGRVGAVLASLLAGAGVGEVDVLDGGRVEPWDVAPGGLPAESVGDRRDESARSAVRRAAPDRPPRRAPADASAKEGDPGFSLVILAPRDDVAVHAPDPAAAEPLMASGTPHLYAGVVEGTGVVGPLVLPGETGCAGCLHEGRTDRDPTWPRLVAQWRSGRQRQVRPCDLTLATTVAGLAAAHALAFLDGRVPSSAGARWEVSVPGLHWHARPVRAHPACPCAAAERGKGEHLSEDGEWKETMAVQRPSEQCREAEAERPAGTWRAHV encoded by the coding sequence ATGCATCCGATGGTGAAACCCGCGCTCAGGCGTGGCTGGCGCGACCTCAAGACCGTGCAGTTCGGGATGACACCGGCGCATGCGATGACGCTCGGCCCGATGGACCTGGCGACGGGCAGCTTCCTCGAGCTGCTGAACGGCACGCGAGGGCTGGAGCTCCTGCGCGAGGAGGGACGCCGCATGGATCTGCCCGACGGTCATGTCGACGGGCTGGTGCGGGGGCTCGCGCGAGCCGGGCTGCTGGACGACGCCCGGGGCGGCGGCCCGGCCGCCGACGCCCTGAGGAAGAAGAAGGAGGTGCTCGACCGGCTGCGGCCCGACCTGGCCGCACTCTCCCTGACGACCTCGGCGCCCGGCGACGCGATCGGGCAGCTGGCGGCCCGGCGCTCGCAGCGCGTGCAGGTGCGCGGCGCGGGCCGGGTCGGTGCCGTGCTGGCCTCGCTCCTGGCCGGGGCCGGCGTGGGCGAGGTGGACGTTCTCGACGGTGGCCGTGTGGAGCCGTGGGACGTCGCGCCGGGTGGGCTCCCCGCGGAATCCGTCGGCGACCGCAGGGACGAGTCGGCCCGCAGTGCCGTGCGCCGGGCGGCCCCGGACCGGCCGCCGCGCCGCGCACCGGCCGACGCATCCGCGAAGGAGGGCGACCCGGGATTTTCGCTGGTGATCCTCGCCCCACGGGACGATGTCGCCGTACATGCGCCCGACCCGGCCGCCGCCGAGCCGCTCATGGCGTCCGGGACACCCCATCTGTACGCCGGTGTCGTGGAGGGCACCGGCGTGGTCGGCCCTCTCGTCCTGCCCGGGGAAACGGGCTGCGCGGGCTGTCTGCACGAGGGCCGCACCGACCGCGACCCGACCTGGCCTCGTCTGGTCGCCCAGTGGCGCTCCGGCAGGCAGCGGCAGGTGCGGCCCTGCGACCTGACGCTGGCCACGACCGTGGCCGGGCTGGCGGCCGCTCATGCGCTGGCCTTCCTGGACGGCCGGGTTCCGTCCAGCGCCGGGGCACGTTGGGAGGTCTCCGTCCCCGGTCTGCACTGGCATGCGCGGCCGGTCCGGGCGCATCCGGCATGCCCCTGCGCTGCTGCGGAGAGAGGAAAAGGGGAGCACCTCTCCGAGGACGGGGAGTGGAAGGAGACAATGGCGGTGCAACGGCCGTCGGAGCAGTGCCGTGAGGCAGAGGCGGAGCGGCCGGCTGGGACTTGGAGGGCGCATGTCTGA
- a CDS encoding WhiB family transcriptional regulator: MQLEAHAPSVPPSDTIPKPGSTEDPALTPLTALTALDDAIENLGVPVPCRSYDPEVFFAESPADVEYAKALCRTCPLVEACLAGAKERREPWGVWGGELFVQGVVVARKRPRGRPRKNPVTA; the protein is encoded by the coding sequence GTGCAACTCGAAGCGCACGCCCCGTCCGTACCGCCTTCCGACACGATCCCCAAGCCTGGCTCCACGGAGGACCCCGCCTTGACTCCGCTCACCGCGCTCACCGCGCTCGACGACGCCATCGAGAACCTCGGCGTACCCGTCCCGTGCCGCTCCTACGACCCGGAGGTCTTCTTCGCCGAGTCGCCCGCGGACGTCGAGTACGCCAAGGCCCTCTGCCGCACCTGCCCGCTGGTCGAGGCCTGCCTCGCCGGTGCCAAGGAGCGGCGTGAGCCCTGGGGCGTCTGGGGTGGCGAGCTCTTCGTCCAGGGTGTCGTCGTCGCCCGGAAGCGGCCGCGTGGCCGCCCGCGCAAGAACCCGGTCACAGCATGA